From a region of the Marinomonas mediterranea MMB-1 genome:
- a CDS encoding aldehyde dehydrogenase: protein MVNQEQPHYPLLIDGQWVEGANNRVMETYNPATGEPWATFACAESEDVDKAVCAARRVLSAPEWGGFTQTQRADLMFKLADLLEEHAKTLGEIETTDSGKLAAETVTQAKYVANYYRYYAGLADKIEGQTLPIDKPDMHVFTKPEPIGVVAAVVPWNAQMFLTATKLAPALAAGCSVIIKASEVAPAAILEFAKLISEAGFPDGVVSVITGDAEGCAIPLTSHPDIDRLAFTGGPETAKHVVRNTANNFAVTSLELGGKSPIIVFDDANLESAVNGIIAGNFGASGQSCVAGSRVYIQKGIYTKVLETLKQQAEQVVVGNPLEPSSHIGPLCTLAQVRLIEETLAKAIEQGANILAGGTSLPELGSGHYFAPTIVECPHNDIETLTVEMFGPVMSIVCFDSEEEAITLANASKFGLGSGLFTENLARAMRVSQKIQSGICWVNTYRAVSPIAPFGGVNQSGYGREAGVQAIQDYIRVRTTWISTSSEPMGNPFVMR, encoded by the coding sequence ATGGTTAACCAAGAACAACCTCACTATCCATTGCTGATCGACGGTCAATGGGTCGAAGGGGCAAACAATCGGGTAATGGAAACGTATAACCCGGCTACGGGTGAGCCATGGGCGACTTTTGCTTGTGCTGAATCTGAGGACGTGGATAAAGCCGTTTGTGCTGCACGTCGTGTACTGTCCGCACCTGAATGGGGGGGCTTCACGCAAACGCAACGGGCAGACTTGATGTTTAAGCTAGCTGATTTGCTTGAAGAGCATGCGAAGACGCTAGGCGAAATCGAAACAACCGACAGTGGTAAGCTTGCCGCTGAAACGGTGACTCAGGCGAAATACGTCGCCAACTATTACCGCTACTACGCAGGCTTAGCGGACAAAATTGAGGGGCAGACATTACCGATTGATAAACCGGATATGCATGTCTTTACGAAGCCAGAGCCTATTGGTGTTGTTGCTGCGGTCGTGCCGTGGAACGCACAAATGTTTTTAACGGCAACGAAGCTCGCGCCTGCACTGGCGGCTGGCTGTTCGGTGATCATCAAGGCGTCGGAAGTAGCACCAGCGGCGATACTTGAGTTTGCCAAACTGATTAGCGAAGCAGGCTTTCCTGATGGTGTGGTTTCCGTTATCACGGGCGATGCAGAAGGGTGTGCCATTCCGTTGACCTCTCATCCTGATATTGATCGCCTTGCTTTTACTGGCGGGCCAGAGACAGCAAAACACGTAGTTCGAAATACGGCTAACAATTTTGCAGTGACCTCGTTAGAGCTTGGCGGGAAGTCGCCTATTATTGTGTTTGACGATGCTAACTTAGAGAGCGCAGTTAACGGCATTATTGCGGGTAATTTTGGGGCATCGGGGCAGTCTTGTGTGGCGGGCTCAAGGGTTTATATTCAAAAAGGGATTTACACCAAGGTACTCGAAACGCTTAAGCAACAAGCGGAGCAAGTGGTGGTTGGGAACCCATTAGAACCGTCTTCTCATATCGGGCCACTTTGTACTCTTGCTCAAGTGCGGCTTATTGAAGAAACCTTGGCGAAAGCCATTGAGCAGGGCGCGAACATACTGGCTGGTGGAACAAGCTTACCTGAGTTAGGATCAGGGCATTATTTCGCGCCGACGATCGTAGAGTGCCCTCATAACGACATTGAAACGCTGACGGTTGAGATGTTTGGCCCTGTTATGTCTATTGTGTGTTTTGATTCAGAGGAAGAAGCGATTACGTTGGCGAATGCATCGAAGTTCGGTTTGGGGTCAGGTCTCTTTACTGAAAATTTAGCGCGTGCAATGAGAGTGTCACAAAAGATCCAGTCGGGGATTTGCTGGGTCAATACCTATCGTGCTGTTTCTCCGATTGCTCCTTTTGGCGGTGTTAATCAGTCTGGATATGGACGCGAAGCGGGGGTTCAAGCCATTCAAGATTACATTCGTGTCCGCACGACTTGGATCAGTACCTCTAGCGAACCAATGGGTAATCCGTTTGTAATGCGTTAA